A region of Streptomyces sp. WMMC500 DNA encodes the following proteins:
- a CDS encoding UDP-glucose/GDP-mannose dehydrogenase family protein, with translation MRLTVIGTGYLGAVHAACMAEIGHEVLGVDVDAGKVRALAEGRPPFFEPGLREVLAGNVGSGRLRFTTSLREAAGFGDVHFVCVGTPQRRDAQAADLRYVHAAVDSLAPHLHRPCLIVGKSTVPVGTTERLTARLRELVPGGHVEVAWNPEFLREGFAVRDTLEPDRLVAGAASRQADDTLRAVYAPMLRAGVPYVSTDPATAELVKVAANAFLATKISFINAMAEVCDAAGADVVTLADAIGHDPRIGRRFLRAGLGFGGGCLPKDIRAFTARAGELGVGPAVAFLREIDEINMRQRRRTVDIARDLAGGTFTDRRVAVLGATFKPDSDDVRDSPALTVAAAAHDEGAEVHVHDPQGLDNARALLPALRYAADVTAACRGADVVLHLTEWSHYRDLDPVALAAVVREPRILDARNGLDADLWRAAGWTVRALGRPAPDTGRPPARVIIPHGSGSGCAAPLDTDSLSLSPK, from the coding sequence ATGCGCTTGACCGTCATCGGTACGGGATATCTCGGAGCCGTGCACGCCGCGTGCATGGCGGAGATCGGACACGAGGTCCTCGGCGTCGACGTCGACGCCGGGAAGGTCAGGGCCCTGGCCGAGGGCCGGCCGCCCTTCTTCGAGCCGGGTCTGCGGGAGGTACTCGCCGGAAACGTCGGCTCCGGGCGGCTGCGGTTCACCACCTCGCTCCGCGAGGCCGCCGGGTTCGGTGACGTCCACTTCGTCTGTGTGGGCACACCCCAGCGGCGCGATGCGCAGGCGGCGGACCTGCGGTACGTCCACGCCGCCGTCGACTCCCTCGCGCCGCATCTGCACCGTCCGTGCCTGATCGTGGGCAAGTCCACGGTCCCGGTGGGGACGACGGAGCGGCTCACCGCCCGGCTGCGCGAACTCGTCCCGGGCGGCCACGTCGAGGTCGCCTGGAACCCCGAGTTCCTCCGGGAGGGCTTCGCGGTGCGGGACACCCTCGAACCGGACCGGCTCGTCGCCGGCGCCGCTTCGCGGCAGGCGGACGACACGCTGCGAGCCGTGTACGCGCCCATGCTGCGGGCGGGCGTCCCGTACGTCAGCACGGATCCGGCGACGGCGGAGCTGGTCAAGGTGGCGGCCAACGCGTTCCTCGCGACGAAGATCTCGTTCATCAACGCCATGGCCGAGGTGTGCGACGCGGCCGGGGCCGACGTGGTCACCCTGGCCGACGCCATCGGGCACGACCCGCGTATCGGCCGGCGCTTCCTCCGCGCGGGTCTCGGCTTCGGCGGCGGCTGCCTCCCCAAGGACATCCGGGCCTTCACCGCCCGCGCCGGGGAACTCGGCGTGGGCCCGGCGGTGGCGTTCCTGCGGGAGATCGACGAGATCAACATGCGGCAGCGCCGGCGCACCGTCGACATCGCCAGGGACCTGGCCGGCGGCACGTTCACCGACCGCCGGGTGGCGGTTCTCGGCGCGACGTTCAAGCCGGACAGCGACGACGTACGCGACTCACCCGCACTCACCGTCGCCGCGGCCGCCCACGACGAGGGTGCCGAGGTGCACGTCCACGACCCGCAGGGGCTGGACAACGCCCGGGCGCTCCTGCCCGCCCTGCGGTACGCCGCCGACGTGACCGCGGCGTGCCGGGGCGCCGACGTGGTGCTGCACCTGACCGAGTGGAGTCACTACCGCGACCTCGATCCCGTCGCGCTGGCGGCGGTCGTGCGGGAGCCGAGGATCCTGGACGCACGCAACGGCCTCGACGCGGACCTGTGGCGCGCCGCCGGCTGGACCGTGCGGGCGCTCGGCCGGCCGGCGCCGGACACCGGCCGCCCGCCCGCGCGCGTGATCATCCCTCACGGCTCCGGCTCCGGCTGCGCCGCTCCGCTCGACACCGACTCGCTGAGCCTCTCCCCGAAGTAG
- the galE gene encoding UDP-glucose 4-epimerase GalE → MSATVLVTGGAGFIGSHTCVELLEHGYGVVVVDDHSNSSPRALERVAKIAGRPVTAAYGIDVRDRRALSAVFDAHAFDAVIHFAAKKAVGESVELPVEYYDTNVGGTTALLSAMREHGVHRLVFSSSCSVYGDAAAVPLTEEDPAAPTNPYATTKWLCEQVLADTCRRLPDMSVLALRYFNPVGAHSSGLLGEDPRGVPDNLMPVLAQVAVGRLPGLRVFGDDYPTADGTGVRDYIHVRDVADGHRVALEHLGDERGMRTFNLGTGVGTSVLELVAAFTHACGRPIPYEITARRPGDVAALVADPGAVARAWNWATTRDLAAMCRDAWEFQELNPSGYPD, encoded by the coding sequence ATGTCCGCAACAGTGCTGGTGACCGGCGGCGCCGGGTTCATCGGCAGCCACACGTGCGTCGAACTGCTGGAGCACGGGTACGGCGTCGTCGTGGTCGACGACCACTCGAACAGCTCGCCCCGGGCCCTGGAGCGCGTCGCCAAGATCGCCGGCCGGCCGGTCACCGCGGCGTACGGGATCGACGTGCGGGACCGGCGCGCCCTGTCCGCGGTGTTCGACGCCCACGCCTTCGACGCGGTGATCCACTTCGCCGCGAAGAAGGCGGTCGGCGAGTCCGTCGAGCTTCCGGTCGAGTACTACGACACGAACGTCGGCGGCACCACCGCGCTCCTGTCCGCCATGCGTGAGCACGGCGTGCACCGGCTGGTGTTCTCGTCCTCGTGCTCGGTCTACGGCGATGCCGCCGCGGTGCCGCTGACCGAGGAGGACCCGGCCGCGCCCACCAACCCGTACGCGACGACGAAGTGGCTCTGCGAGCAGGTGCTGGCCGACACGTGCCGGCGGCTGCCGGACATGAGCGTCCTGGCGCTGCGGTACTTCAACCCGGTCGGCGCCCACTCCAGCGGGCTGCTCGGCGAGGACCCCCGGGGCGTGCCGGACAACCTCATGCCGGTGCTGGCCCAGGTCGCGGTCGGACGGCTCCCCGGGCTCCGCGTCTTCGGCGACGACTACCCCACCGCCGACGGCACCGGGGTCCGCGACTACATCCACGTGAGGGACGTCGCCGACGGACACCGCGTCGCTCTCGAACACCTCGGTGACGAGCGCGGCATGCGCACCTTCAACCTCGGCACCGGGGTGGGCACGTCCGTCCTCGAACTCGTGGCGGCGTTCACGCACGCGTGCGGCCGGCCGATCCCGTACGAGATCACCGCGCGGCGGCCGGGCGACGTGGCCGCGCTCGTCGCCGACCCGGGCGCCGTGGCACGGGCCTGGAACTGGGCCACGACCCGTGATCTCGCCGCCATGTGCCGCGACGCGTGGGAGTTCCAGGAGCTGAACCCGTCGGGCTACCCCGACTGA
- a CDS encoding glycosyltransferase family 2 protein, with translation MTQAESGPAGRAVATGGPGTAPVRPDADLPDADLSARILALSDGNVVRIPSDGPAFGRPAPSRRTGAGSFVSLLPRADRWKVRVLVTGWLGCLVWFWVWWLQPGHRIGWVGLVVNSALLMYLALMPVHFLVPLLRLRRFSPVIGVPRVRTAFVVTRAPSEHWEMARGTLQAMLAQDFPYAYDVWLCDEDPSAEVLQWCAANGVRVSCRRGRADYHRATWPRRTRCKEGNLAYFYDHWGYRDYDVVSQLDCDHVPHRTYLTEVIRPFADPAVGYVAAPSVCDANAAASWSARGRLHREAMFHGAVQLGHSEGLAPVCIGSHYAVRTRALRDIGGIGPELAEDFSTAFLLNSAGWQGAFAIDAEAHGDGPITFAAMATQEFQWSRSLAVMLMGLVPRHLGRLSGRLRVRFLLALSYYPMLALTSTVGLMLPPVAAVAGLPWINVNYFEFLGHFWAMTVWLVLLAVLMRRRGLLRPADAPVVSWESWLFGVSRWPFVVWGVGTAVLQKLRPRTVVFKVTPKSRDGLEPLPLRLVAPHLLLASVLTGAAIIGELTGPAVGYVFLCLVGAVSYALVALAVAVLHAVEAARAAGVRVQHALGTVGLPLIAAGTLLVPLSWALSMYPVYLAGVIGW, from the coding sequence ATGACGCAGGCGGAGTCAGGACCCGCGGGCCGGGCCGTCGCGACCGGTGGTCCCGGCACGGCACCCGTTCGTCCGGACGCAGACCTGCCGGACGCAGACCTGAGTGCCCGGATCCTCGCGCTCTCGGACGGCAACGTCGTCCGCATCCCGTCCGACGGACCGGCGTTCGGCCGGCCCGCACCGTCCCGGCGCACCGGGGCCGGCAGCTTCGTCTCCCTGCTCCCCCGGGCCGACCGGTGGAAGGTGCGGGTGCTGGTGACGGGATGGCTGGGGTGCCTGGTCTGGTTCTGGGTGTGGTGGCTGCAGCCCGGGCACCGGATCGGCTGGGTGGGGCTGGTCGTGAACAGCGCGCTCCTGATGTACCTGGCGCTCATGCCCGTGCACTTCCTCGTCCCGCTCCTGCGTCTGCGCAGGTTCAGTCCGGTGATCGGCGTTCCGCGGGTGCGCACCGCGTTCGTGGTGACGCGCGCGCCGTCGGAGCACTGGGAGATGGCCCGCGGCACGCTCCAGGCGATGCTGGCGCAGGACTTCCCGTACGCGTACGACGTGTGGCTCTGCGACGAGGACCCGTCCGCGGAGGTGCTTCAGTGGTGCGCGGCGAACGGGGTGCGGGTGTCGTGCCGGCGCGGCCGGGCGGACTACCACCGGGCCACCTGGCCGCGCCGGACGCGCTGCAAGGAGGGCAACCTCGCCTACTTCTACGACCACTGGGGATACCGCGACTACGACGTCGTCTCCCAGCTCGACTGCGACCACGTGCCGCACCGGACGTATCTGACCGAGGTGATCCGCCCGTTCGCCGATCCCGCCGTCGGATACGTGGCCGCCCCGAGCGTGTGCGACGCCAACGCGGCGGCCTCGTGGTCGGCCCGGGGCCGGCTCCACCGGGAAGCCATGTTCCACGGCGCCGTCCAGCTCGGGCACTCCGAAGGACTCGCCCCCGTCTGCATCGGCTCCCACTACGCGGTCCGCACCCGGGCCCTGCGCGACATCGGGGGGATCGGCCCCGAGCTGGCCGAGGACTTCTCCACCGCCTTCCTGCTCAACTCCGCCGGCTGGCAGGGGGCGTTCGCCATCGACGCCGAGGCCCACGGCGACGGGCCGATCACCTTCGCGGCGATGGCGACACAGGAGTTCCAGTGGTCGCGCAGCCTCGCGGTGATGCTGATGGGCCTGGTGCCCCGGCACCTGGGCCGGCTGAGCGGCCGGCTGCGCGTGCGGTTCCTGCTCGCGCTGTCGTACTACCCGATGCTGGCGCTGACCTCGACGGTCGGACTCATGCTGCCTCCGGTGGCGGCCGTCGCCGGGCTGCCGTGGATCAACGTGAACTACTTCGAGTTCCTCGGCCACTTCTGGGCGATGACCGTGTGGCTGGTCCTGCTGGCGGTGCTGATGCGCCGGCGCGGCCTGCTGCGTCCCGCGGACGCACCGGTGGTGAGCTGGGAGAGCTGGCTGTTCGGCGTGTCGCGCTGGCCGTTCGTCGTCTGGGGTGTGGGCACGGCCGTCCTGCAGAAGCTGCGCCCCAGGACGGTCGTCTTCAAGGTCACGCCGAAGAGCCGTGACGGCCTCGAACCCCTGCCCCTGCGGCTCGTGGCCCCCCATCTCCTCCTCGCGTCGGTGCTGACGGGCGCGGCCATCATCGGCGAGCTGACCGGTCCCGCGGTGGGCTACGTCTTCCTCTGCCTCGTCGGTGCCGTGTCGTACGCGCTGGTCGCCCTGGCGGTCGCGGTGCTGCACGCCGTCGAGGCGGCCAGGGCGGCCGGGGTGCGCGTCCAGCACGCGCTGGGCACGGTCGGCCTGCCGCTTATCGCCGCCGGGACGCTGCTCGTTCCGCTCTCCTGGGCTCTCTCGATGTACCCGGTCTACCTGGCAGGCGTCATCGGCTGGTGA
- a CDS encoding UDP-glucuronic acid decarboxylase family protein: MHVAVTGGGGFLGSHLCEALLRRGDSVVCLDNFSTGEPKNIAHLRDNPGFAFIHADVSTAVDVPGPIDAVAHLASPASPPDYLRWPLETLAVGSRGTENCLRLAQRHDARFVLASTSEVYGDPLAHPQEEDYWGNVNPVGPRSVYDEAKRYAEALSAAYRRTRGVNAGILRIFNTYGPRMRPRDGRVVSSFITQALSGEPLTLYGDGKQTRSFCFVDDLVRGIVAMLDSPEGGPFNLGNPEERTVTELAELVLDITGSVSELQYHPLPVDDPARRRPVITRAQERLAWYPDVGIEEGLRRTVEWFAARPREVAAGAAAIRGGQQDGVPAVVSAVP, from the coding sequence ATGCACGTTGCCGTGACCGGTGGCGGCGGTTTTCTGGGGTCGCATCTGTGCGAGGCACTCCTGCGGCGCGGGGACTCCGTGGTGTGTCTGGACAACTTCTCGACCGGTGAGCCGAAGAACATCGCACACCTGAGGGACAACCCCGGCTTCGCGTTCATCCATGCCGACGTCAGCACCGCGGTGGACGTCCCGGGGCCGATCGACGCCGTCGCGCATCTCGCGAGCCCCGCCTCGCCGCCCGACTATCTGCGGTGGCCCCTGGAGACGCTGGCCGTGGGCAGCCGCGGCACCGAGAACTGCCTCCGCCTCGCACAGCGTCACGACGCCCGCTTCGTGCTGGCGTCGACGAGCGAGGTGTACGGGGACCCTCTGGCCCATCCTCAGGAAGAGGACTACTGGGGGAACGTCAACCCCGTCGGGCCGCGCAGCGTGTACGACGAGGCCAAACGGTACGCCGAGGCGCTTTCTGCCGCCTACCGGCGTACCCGCGGCGTCAACGCCGGCATCCTGCGCATCTTCAACACCTACGGCCCGCGCATGCGCCCGCGGGACGGCCGCGTGGTGTCCAGCTTCATCACGCAGGCCCTGAGCGGCGAGCCGCTGACGCTGTACGGGGACGGAAAGCAGACGCGCAGCTTCTGCTTCGTGGACGATCTGGTCCGCGGGATCGTCGCGATGCTCGACTCGCCGGAAGGAGGCCCGTTCAATCTGGGAAACCCGGAAGAACGGACCGTCACCGAGCTTGCCGAACTCGTGCTGGACATCACCGGTTCGGTGTCGGAGTTGCAGTACCACCCCCTTCCCGTCGACGACCCGGCCCGCCGCCGCCCGGTGATCACCCGTGCGCAGGAACGGCTCGCCTGGTATCCGGACGTGGGCATCGAAGAGGGACTGCGCCGGACCGTGGAGTGGTTCGCCGCGCGGCCCCGGGAGGTGGCGGCCGGTGCCGCGGCGATCCGGGGTGGCCAGCAGGACGGCGTGCCGGCCGTCGTGTCCGCCGTCCCATGA